A DNA window from Anoplolepis gracilipes chromosome 13, ASM4749672v1, whole genome shotgun sequence contains the following coding sequences:
- the LOC140672761 gene encoding sodium-coupled monocarboxylate transporter 1-like produces the protein MENPFTTPGLQFNQIQTLDNFVFGWLDYALFSLLLVVSVLIGVYFGFFSKQDSTTEYLLGGKRMGCFPVAMSIIASHISGISLLGIPAEVLHHGTQYAVCIITATITAIITSYIFLPVFYKLQLTSTFEYLEVRFSRKVRLLSSVLFTISLLMYVPIVIYVPAIAFAQVTNLSIHVLTPVICIVCIIYTSIGGLKAVVWTDTIQFSVTVGGLFAVLVLGIMSVGSVEEVWRISNEGGRLIFFNMDPSPFARNTFWGMIVGMTATWLGHLAIHPGVVQRFLSVPREIDAKHGTVITAIGMIIVKLICIFTGLIMFAKYHDCDPFLTKAISRTDQSLPYYVMDVAGHLPGLPGLFLAGLVSAALATMSASLNTVSGTIYEDFISPCILEGSKKEATAANIMKVIVLIIGTISVGLVFLVERLGPVFQIALSTRGITDGPLLGLFVLGMLVPWANTKGVLFGGCAGLISMLWLVGGTQWHIMHGRIKYDSLPTSMDGCPYPLNETLTTAIPTPWMEPDEKPMILFQISFMHYSIIGAAIVIVVGIIASYVFGVDLESVDPDHITPIMRRFLPPRKYAEVSLKEVSPSLDVAPEKTK, from the exons ATGGAGAATCCTTTTACCACTCCTGGTCTGCAGTTCAATCAAATACAGACCTTGGATAACTTTGTGTTTGGATGGCTAGATTATGCACTCTTCAGCCTGTTACTGGTCGTCAGCGTCCTCATCGGCGTGTATTTTGGCTTCTTCAGCAAGCAGGATAGTACAACGGAATATCTTCTGGGCGGTAAACGCATGGGATGCTTTCCTGTCGCGATGAGCATTATCGCTAG CCACATCTCAGGAATTTCCTTGCTGGGTATACCTGCGGAAGTTCTTCATCACGGAACTCAGTACGCCGTGTGCATAATTACGGCGACCATTACCGCCATCATCACTTCCTACATTTTCCTGCCAGTGTTTTACAAACTACAGCTAACCAGCACCTTCGAATATTTGGAAGTTCGGTTCTCCAGGAAGGTCAGACTTCTCTCCTCGGTGCTGTTTACCATTTCGCTCTTGATGTATGTGCCAATTGTCATCTACGTGCCCGCAATCGCTTTCGCACAAGTCACCAATCTCAGTATTCACGTGTTAACGCCTGTGATTTGCATCGTGTGCATCATTTATACCAGCATT GGTGGTCTAAAAGCGGTGGTATGGACGGACACTATACAGTTTTCCGTGACTGTCGGAGGTCTTTTTGCGGTTCTCGTGCTGGGAATAATGTCGGTTGGCAGCGTAGAAGAAGTGTGGAGAATTTCCAACGAAGGCGGTCGTCTTATCTTCTTCAA catGGATCCGAGTCCATTTGCGAGAAACACTTTCTGGGGCATGATTGTGGGTATGACGGCAACATGGCTCGGGCATCTCGCTATTCATCCAGGCGTGGTACAGCGATTTTTATCGGTTCCCCGAGAAATCGACGCCAAACA tGGCACCGTGATTACTGCGATAGGAATGATCATAGTCAAACTGATTTGCATATTCACTGGATTAATTATGTTTGCCAAATATCACGATTGCGATCCTTTTCTGACCAAG GCAATAAGCCGCACCGATCAGAGCTTACCGTACTACGTAATGGACGTCGCTGGGCATCTGCCGGGACTTCCGGGATTATTCTTAGCAGGCCTGGTGAGTGCCGCGCTTGCAACTATGAGTGCCAGTTTGAACACCGTTTCCGGTACCATTTATGAAGATTTTATAAGTCCGTGCATCCTGGAGGGCTCCAAAAAGGAAGCTACGGCTGCTAACATTATGAAG gtCATTGTTTTGATAATCGGCACGATTTCAGTCGGCTTGGTATTCCTGGTCGAGCGGTTAGGTCCGGTCTTTCAGATAGCCTTGAGTACGCGTGGCATAACCGATGGACCTTTGCTGGGTCTTTTCGTATTAGGAATGTTGGTACCCTGGGCGAACACAAAAGGCGTACTATTTGGCGGTTGTGCCGGATTAATAAGTATGCTTTGGTTGGTGGGAGGTACTCAATGGCACATTATGCACGGTAGGATTAAATACGATTCGCTGCCCACGTCGATGGACGGCTGCCCGTACCCATTGAACGAGACTCTTACGACCGCGATACCGACGCCTTGGATGGAGCCCGACGAAAAACCAATGATACTATTTCAAATATCCTTTATGCATTATAGCATTATAGGAGCGGCGATTGTCATCGTTGTCGGAATTATCGCGAGCTACGTATTCGGCGTGGATTTGGAGAGCGTGGATCCTGACCATATTACGCCGATTATGAGACG GTTTCTCCCTCCACGAAAGTACGCCGAGGTTTCATTGAAAGAAGTGTCACCGTCACTCGACGTCGCGCCGGAGAAAACCAAGTGA
- the LOC140672460 gene encoding nucleolar protein 11, which produces MAKLNSYYTLCPLIDQQNLLGVEKDKEPGCAIVTLGRNIVIRYKLQDLKQISSWSSKEKLTTQVIYDRSKERYVAAFNERKIRVWSEEETDLNNVKGYKFQSPLYAILQYNDDLPPILVQQNGATASLEWAIANRKTWTSKGITKAKEKLLDCQLIYLNGKTSLFCLTKIEEVYNYIVVKLEDDTCLERADIIRRIELKRRSEALVGHVVVHYKNNAYLLTLWSHGRLYSHFLTGTSSDPESSKLISVITNINTNYPVVMTHLNETTIAIYGADVTDEGAILMIYNVQFKLIQAAQKLKLYTNDAKLWKVEDKLLLAANRHLAVAPYHLAPQRIAAMLGSSLHFKNDENEADDIVVIQEATVAQWDKSQKWTKHSSIDRIPSNISKQIHTYLNEGWSDAVIQETLIPSLTESGDVVSIRWCLDTFKDLPEKLLVDLLAFGLNRPDKVFVPVQNGTDSGASKVNNLYSRNSFLDKVFSISYSSASLLPHLKTGLTFDNVLKLLEYLMYKLNEEIDSFDNNLEPSDQQLYEWSCMLLDSHYQHYLLSQDAHVLELLNRLNSILEEHFQFLQDLENLRPMIDRTNNGKSLKSSRKHNKFYSIEEIKLY; this is translated from the exons ATGGCAAAACTCAATTCGTATTATACACTGTGTCCACTTATTGACCAGCAGAATTTACTAGGAGTCGAGAAAGACAAGGAACCGGGTTGTGCGATAGTAACTCTTGGCAGAAATATAGTGATACGATATAAA CTGCAGGACTTGAAACAAATCAGCAGCTGGTCGAGCAAGGAAAAATTGACCACACAAGTCATCTACGACAGGTCTAAGGAACGTTATGTTGCTGCATTCAATGAGAGGAAGATACGAGTTTGGTCGGAAGAGGAGACAGACTTGAACAACGTGAAAGGATACAAGTTTCAGTCGCCACTTTACGCTATTTTACAATACAATGACGATCTGCCACCCATTCTAGTTCAACAGAACGGAGCTACTGCTTCTCTAGAGTGGGCGATTGCAAACAGGAAGACATGGACGAGCAAGGGTATAACTAAAGCTAAGGAAAAGTTATTAGATTgtcaattgatatatttaaatggaaAGACGAGTTTGTTTTGCTTAACAAAGATAGAGGAGGTCTACAACTATATAGTAGTCAAGTTAGAAGATGACACTTGCTTAGAAAGAGCGGATATTATCAGAAGGATAGAATTAAAACGAAGATCAGAAGCTCTTGTGGGACACGTGGTGGTACACTACAAAAACAATGCGTATCTGTTAACTTTAT GGTCGCACGGTAGATTGTACAGTCACTTCTTGACAGGGACATCCTCCGATCCAGAATCTAGCAAGCTGATCAGTGTAATTACTAATATCAATACAAACTATCCTGTGGTGATGACGCACTTGAACGAAACAACTATAGCGATTTATGGTGCTGATGTTACGGACGAGGGCGCAATACTAATGATATACAATGTACAGTTCAAATTAATACAAGCGGCGCAAAAGTTAAAACTCTATACCAACGATGCCAAACTCTGGAAGGTGGAAGATAAATTATTGCTCGCGGCAAACAGACATTTGGCCGTCGCGCCTTATCATCTTGCACCGCAAAGAATAGCCGCTATGTTGGGCTCTTCTTTGCACTTCAAGAACGACGAAAATGAGGCGGATGATATTGTTGTGATACAGGAAGCGACGGTGGCTCAATGGGACAAGAGCCAAAAGTGGACAAAGCACTCGTCGATAGACCGAATACCTTCAAATATCTCTAAACAGATCCATACTTATTTGAACGAGGGATGGAGCGACGCTGTAATACAAGAGACATTGATCCCATCCCTGACAGAATCTGGCGATGTCGTGTCGATTCGCTGGTGTCTCGACACATTTAAAGATTTGCCAGAAAAGTTGCTGGTGGATCTTTTGGCATTTGGCTTGAATCGTCCAGACAAGGTATTCGTTCCTGTGCAAAATGGTACAGATAGTGGTGCATCAAAggttaataatctttattcgaGAAACAGTTTTCTAGATAAAGTATTTAGTATCAGTTACTCTAGTGCTTCTCTGTTACCTCATTTGAAAACCGGTTTAACATTTGACAACGTGCTTAAGCTGTtggaatatttaatgtataaattgaatgaGGAAATAGATTCGTTTGACAATAATTTGGAGCCAAGTGATCAGCAACTGTACGAGTGGTCCTGTATGCTTCTCGATTCTCACTATCAACATTACCTATTATCACAAGATGCACATGTTTTAGAGCTTCTCAATAGGCTAAATTCCATCTTAGAAGAACAT tttcaGTTCCTGCAAGATCTTGAAAACTTGAGGCCCATGATAGATAGGACCAATAATggaaaatcattaaaatcttcaagaaaacacaataaattttactctatagaagaaataaaactttattaa
- the LOC140672760 gene encoding uncharacterized protein isoform X2: MRAGPQYVLRKYTFFKNGTFLLLRYHYAEESCSIPTHTVIIRGFLKLLKPSMVVLGATETRFHVDAVNIIPLTPEVTQKFGQKLNLTCGPQPKWRLYTPALIYEQPRPHSTMSLIWQSPTYNSLQAINKQLGMNCLELFGIEFAELKLLRVLNKPSLKRDSSNDTHFYKSSNFQLLLANPPSNTHFRRNYKPTSLQSTPLNRQDSMKNCPICSSVFHSTETNPPLLHQTAALPAMIGGIWHSESCESTTGGLWSIRKFQIYSGDELWIGQWDYYDDPYCSTFLYGIRRIGSYIRRAERQYDEQVDEDIFSDYFSNATRKFIFKRSVTNARIIRSAKLYKNSLYNKSKPSKNKKSKNKKLQRQGRSVSDNVYQFVYDAPSSTDRSRFAAMLRGHQTYESTTRKPFFSKTLTGTTELNLHIIKEALIPRVSIYCDKGDRFDSTQTSPRNCVPRTVETPSILKLRAKLSVNWHGQYILLLSSRDSNLWDAPLRRCAQLSPYNPPLRTYLQKILYIGLFSSASQISPWFLLAQILLCYMYYLVR; this comes from the exons ATGCGAGCCGGCCCACAGTACGTACTTaggaaatatacttttttcaagAACGGCACGTTTCTCCTACTGCGTTACCATTACGCCGAAGAGTCGTGCAGCATACCGACACATACTGTCATAATTCGGGGTTTCCTAAAGTTACTGAAACCATCCATGGTCGTTCTAGGTGCTACCGAGACGAGATTTCACGTAGACGCTGTTAATATTATACCTTTGACTCCAGAG GTCACTCAGAAGTTCGGACAAAAACTGAATCTGACTTGCGGTCCCCAGCCGAAGTGGCGACTCTATACTCCCGCGCTAATTTATGAACAGCCACGACCACACTCGACGATGTCGTTAATATGGCAAAGTCCTACTTACAATTCTTTGCAAGCTATAAACAAGCAACTCGGTATGAATTGTTTGGAGCTCTTCGGGATCGAATTCGCCGAATTGAAACTGTTAAGAGTGCTTAACAAGCCCTCATTAAAACGTGATTCATCCAACGACACTCACTTCTATAAGTCTTcaaattttcaacttttattagCCAACCCACCTTCCAATACGCACTTTCGCCGGAATTACAAACCAACTTCGTTACAATCCACTCCACTGAACCGCCAAGATTCG aTGAAGAATTGTCCGATATGCAGCAGCGTATTTCACAGTACTGAGACGAATCCGCCTCTTCTTCATCAAACTGCAGCTCTACCTGCAATGATCGGAGGCATTTGGCACAGCGAAAGCTGCGAGAGCACTACAGGCGGCCTCTGGTCCATAcggaaatttcaaatatactcAGGAGATGAATTGTGGATTGGTCAATGGGATTATTACGACGATCCATACTGTTCCACATTTTTGTACGGGATACGTAGGATAGGAAGTTACATCCGGCGAGCTGAAAGGCAATATGACGAACAAGTCGACGAAGACATTTTTTCCGATTACTTTTCTAATGCCACTAGAAAATTCATTTTCAAAAGAAGTGTTACCAATGCTAGGATTATCCGTAGCGCAaagctttataaaaatagtttatataataagagtaAACCGTCGAAAAACAAGAAATctaaaaacaagaaattacAAAGACAGGGAAGATCGGTAAGTGATAACGTTTATCAATTTGTATACGACGCGCCATCCTCGACAGATCGATCGAGATTTGCGGCGATGCTGCGAGGTCATCAGACATATGAAAGCACTACCAGAAAGCCTTTCTTTTCGAAAACTCTTACCGGCACTACGGAACTGAATCTGCATATTATCAAGGAAGCTCTGATTCCTAGAGTATCCATTTATTGTGATAAAGGTGATCGGTTTGATTCGACGCAGACCTCACCAAGAAATTGCGTTCCTCGCACCGTGGAGACACCCTCGATCTTGAAATTACGGGCCAAGCTGAGCGTCAACTGGCATGGCCAGTACATTTTGCTGTTGAGTTCGCGAGATAGCAACTTGTGGGATGCACCTCTAAGGCGATGCGCGCAACTTTCACCCTACAATCCGCCTCTGCGAACGTATCTTCAAAAAATCTTGTACATTGGTTTATTCTCTTCGGCTAGCCAAATCTCTCCTTGGTTCTTGTTAGCACAGATCTTGCTGTGCTACATGTATTACCTTGTACGGTGA
- the Uqcr-c2 gene encoding cytochrome b-c1 complex subunit 2, mitochondrial, whose translation MAPCQSSTSVWFALLLLRKARKMACSAVRSPVLRNSTVRHYTVAAATQCSSTAVPELQVLSNNKVTVAAVDNTSPIAQVSVVFRAGSRNETYNTQGIAHHLRITAGLSTTRSTTFGITRNIQQLGGNLTATTDRESIAYTLQITRNNLDQALPFLEDVATQQVIKPWELSDQLPRLRYELSMIPETTRVLELLHKAAYRTGLGYSLYSPKRQLGKLDREALLHFINNWFTGSNCAVVATGASLLDVSQFATNLNVKSSDNAVKPAKYHGGELRKDRSSELSTVAVAVETTGLNKEKDALAYAVLQRAICSGPRVKWGSSVSPLQRDASSAASAEEFAISAFNASYSDSGLFGFVLSSVPKVAGSVTKAAAAYLRSPKLSDADIARGKATLKAEILYAAENESTLLENLRQQVILKKRVYQPSALVAEVDKITASEIKSVAGKLGSGKLSMAAIGNLVDVPYIDELN comes from the exons ATGGCGCCGTGTCAGTCGTCTACGTCTGTCTGGTTTGCGCTTCTGTTATTACGGAAGGCACGAAAAATGGCCTGCTCCGCTGTACGATCGCCCGTTCTTCGTAATTCCACG GTAAGACATTACACAGTAGCGGCAGCAACTCAATGTTCCAGCACAGCAGTCCCTGAGCTCCAGGTGTTGTCGAACAATAAAGTAACCGTCGCTGCAGTCGATAATACTAGTCCCATAGCTCAAGTATCTGTTGTTTTCAG agcTGGCTCGCGCAATGAGACATATAACACACAAGGTATAGCACATCATCTTCGTATTACTGCTGGTCTGAGTACTACGAGATCAACCACCTTTGGGATAACCAGAAATATCCAACAACTCGGTGGAAACTTAACTGCTACCACCGATCGCGAAAGTATTGCTTACACATTACaaattacaagaaataattt aGACCAAGCTTTGCCATTTCTGGAGGATGTCGCTACACAACAAGTTATCAAACCATGGGAACTATCCGATCAGCTACCCAGGCTGCGCTATGAACTTTCCATGATACCTGAAACAACTCGTGTATTAGAATTGTTACACAAAGCAGCCTATCGCACTGGATTAGGCTATTCCCTGTACTCGCCAAAGAGACAACTTGGAAAGCTCGATAGAGAAgct tTACTACATTTCATCAACAACTGGTTCACTGGCTCCAATTGCGCGGTTGTCGCAACAGGTGCGTCACTGTTGGACGTATCTCAGTTTGCTACGAATCTGAATGTAAAATCAAGTGATAATGCCGTGAAACCTGCCAAGTATCACGGGGGAGAACTTCGCAAAGATCGATCCTCCGAGTTGTCCACTGTAGCGGTAGCTGTTGAAACCACGGGTTTGAACAAGGAGAAAGATGCTCTTGCTTACGCTGTCCTGCAGAGAGCCATCTGTTCTGGTCCGCGTGTGAAATGGGGCTCGAGCGTTTCTCCGTTGCAGAGGGATGCATCCAGCGCGGCAAGCGCTGAAGAATTTGCAATTTCGGCATTCAACGCCTCCTACAGCGATTCTGGACTATTTGGTTTCGTTTTGTCTTCCGTACCCAAAGTCGCCGGTTCT GTAACTAAAGCTGCCGCTGCATATTTGAGATCGCCGAAGCTCTCCGATGCTGATATCGCTCGCGGTAAGGCCACGTTGAAAGCAGAGATATTGTACGCCGCGGAAAATGAATCTACGCTCTTGGAGAATCTGAGACAGCAAGTAATTCTTAAAAAACGCGTATATCAGCCGTCTGCTCTCGTTGCGGAAGTGGACAAAATAACTGCATCCGAAATCAAATCG GTTGCCGGGAAACTCGGTAGCGGAAAATTGTCGATGGCCGCGATCGGCAATCTAGTTGATGTTCCATACATTGATGAATTAAACTAG
- the LOC140672760 gene encoding uncharacterized protein isoform X1: MSISTVFIVVVAILLMTRINLVVSEDPDINVYKQCEEAIKEIEKENGATIVDDSSTRLHYTWLSQGCEMRAGPQYVLRKYTFFKNGTFLLLRYHYAEESCSIPTHTVIIRGFLKLLKPSMVVLGATETRFHVDAVNIIPLTPEVTQKFGQKLNLTCGPQPKWRLYTPALIYEQPRPHSTMSLIWQSPTYNSLQAINKQLGMNCLELFGIEFAELKLLRVLNKPSLKRDSSNDTHFYKSSNFQLLLANPPSNTHFRRNYKPTSLQSTPLNRQDSMKNCPICSSVFHSTETNPPLLHQTAALPAMIGGIWHSESCESTTGGLWSIRKFQIYSGDELWIGQWDYYDDPYCSTFLYGIRRIGSYIRRAERQYDEQVDEDIFSDYFSNATRKFIFKRSVTNARIIRSAKLYKNSLYNKSKPSKNKKSKNKKLQRQGRSVSDNVYQFVYDAPSSTDRSRFAAMLRGHQTYESTTRKPFFSKTLTGTTELNLHIIKEALIPRVSIYCDKGDRFDSTQTSPRNCVPRTVETPSILKLRAKLSVNWHGQYILLLSSRDSNLWDAPLRRCAQLSPYNPPLRTYLQKILYIGLFSSASQISPWFLLAQILLCYMYYLVR, from the exons ATGAGTATTTCAACGGTATTTATCGTCGTCGTTGCTATTCTATTGATGA ctAGGATAAACCTAGTTGTGAGTGAAGATCCAgacataaatgtatataagcaATGCGAAGAGGCCATTAAAGAgattgagaaagaaaatgGTGCGACGATCGTGGATGATAGTTCTACCAGATTACATTACACATGGCTGTCTCAAGG atgtGAAATGCGAGCCGGCCCACAGTACGTACTTaggaaatatacttttttcaagAACGGCACGTTTCTCCTACTGCGTTACCATTACGCCGAAGAGTCGTGCAGCATACCGACACATACTGTCATAATTCGGGGTTTCCTAAAGTTACTGAAACCATCCATGGTCGTTCTAGGTGCTACCGAGACGAGATTTCACGTAGACGCTGTTAATATTATACCTTTGACTCCAGAG GTCACTCAGAAGTTCGGACAAAAACTGAATCTGACTTGCGGTCCCCAGCCGAAGTGGCGACTCTATACTCCCGCGCTAATTTATGAACAGCCACGACCACACTCGACGATGTCGTTAATATGGCAAAGTCCTACTTACAATTCTTTGCAAGCTATAAACAAGCAACTCGGTATGAATTGTTTGGAGCTCTTCGGGATCGAATTCGCCGAATTGAAACTGTTAAGAGTGCTTAACAAGCCCTCATTAAAACGTGATTCATCCAACGACACTCACTTCTATAAGTCTTcaaattttcaacttttattagCCAACCCACCTTCCAATACGCACTTTCGCCGGAATTACAAACCAACTTCGTTACAATCCACTCCACTGAACCGCCAAGATTCG aTGAAGAATTGTCCGATATGCAGCAGCGTATTTCACAGTACTGAGACGAATCCGCCTCTTCTTCATCAAACTGCAGCTCTACCTGCAATGATCGGAGGCATTTGGCACAGCGAAAGCTGCGAGAGCACTACAGGCGGCCTCTGGTCCATAcggaaatttcaaatatactcAGGAGATGAATTGTGGATTGGTCAATGGGATTATTACGACGATCCATACTGTTCCACATTTTTGTACGGGATACGTAGGATAGGAAGTTACATCCGGCGAGCTGAAAGGCAATATGACGAACAAGTCGACGAAGACATTTTTTCCGATTACTTTTCTAATGCCACTAGAAAATTCATTTTCAAAAGAAGTGTTACCAATGCTAGGATTATCCGTAGCGCAaagctttataaaaatagtttatataataagagtaAACCGTCGAAAAACAAGAAATctaaaaacaagaaattacAAAGACAGGGAAGATCGGTAAGTGATAACGTTTATCAATTTGTATACGACGCGCCATCCTCGACAGATCGATCGAGATTTGCGGCGATGCTGCGAGGTCATCAGACATATGAAAGCACTACCAGAAAGCCTTTCTTTTCGAAAACTCTTACCGGCACTACGGAACTGAATCTGCATATTATCAAGGAAGCTCTGATTCCTAGAGTATCCATTTATTGTGATAAAGGTGATCGGTTTGATTCGACGCAGACCTCACCAAGAAATTGCGTTCCTCGCACCGTGGAGACACCCTCGATCTTGAAATTACGGGCCAAGCTGAGCGTCAACTGGCATGGCCAGTACATTTTGCTGTTGAGTTCGCGAGATAGCAACTTGTGGGATGCACCTCTAAGGCGATGCGCGCAACTTTCACCCTACAATCCGCCTCTGCGAACGTATCTTCAAAAAATCTTGTACATTGGTTTATTCTCTTCGGCTAGCCAAATCTCTCCTTGGTTCTTGTTAGCACAGATCTTGCTGTGCTACATGTATTACCTTGTACGGTGA
- the LOC140672762 gene encoding methanethiol oxidase — MAQKMRVGCQSCGPGYRSPKAAMLEGPREKLLYVIGIHTDPEKADVLCTVDVDPDSPTYCQIIHKLRMLAVGDELHHSGWNICSSCHDSSRKRDTLVLPCLMSDRVYFVDTSNERAPKIKKVLEPKEMHKYGISTPHTSHCLPTGEIAISTMGTLSGDGLGEFLCVDAETLEAKDTWTKGNVKANFGYDFWYQPYHDTLVASEWGAPRVFKKGYIPEDVYNPKIYGRSLNVYSWNERKLKQTINLGEDGIAPLEIRFLHNPLAAEGFVGCAVTSNVYRFYKAKDNSWKTEKVIQVLPKKVEGWVMPLMSGMITDILLSLDDKYLYLSNWLHGDVRQYDISDTRKPRLTGQVFLGGSLLSDSQVRVTQDEELDSQPNPVYVKGRRLYGAPQMLQLSLDGRRLYVTTSIFKPWDKQFYPDLFKYGSTMIKLDIDVEKGGMKLDHQFLVDFGTKNDILLAHEMRYPGGDCTSDVWLPEK; from the exons ATGGCACAAAAGATGAGAG TGGGTTGTCAGTCTTGCGGACCGGGTTACAGAAGCCCGAAAGCGGCGATGTTAGAGGGGCCGCGTGAAAAACTCCTATACGTAATTGGAATACATACAGATCCCGAGAAGGCCGATGTCCTTTGTACAGTTGATGTGGATCCTGATAGTCCCACGTACTGTCAG ATAATACATAAACTGAGAATGCTGGCGGTTGGCGATGAACTACATCACTCCGGCTGGAACATCTGTAGCAGCTGTCATGATTCGTCACGCAAACGCGATACCTTGGTATTACCCTGCCTTATGTCAGACCGGGTCTATTTTGTCGATACGAGCAACGAAAGAGCGCCCAAAATTAAGAAG GTTCTGGAACCGAAGGAGATGCACAAGTATGGAATATCCACGCCGCACACTTCGCATTGTTTGCCAACTGGCGAGATAGCAATCTCCACCATGGGAACGCTCAGCGGTGACGGATTGGGTGAATTCTTATGCGTCGACGCGGAGACTTTGGAGGCGAAAGACACATGGACGAAAGGCAACGTTAAAGCGAACTTTGGATATGATTTTTGGTACCAACCGTATCACGATACGCTCGTTGCTAGCGAATGGGGTGCGCCTagagtttttaaaaaaggaTATATTCCAGAGGACGTTTATAATCCTA AGATTTATGGCAGAAGCTTGAACGTTTATTCGTGGAACGAGCGAAAGTTGAAACAGACCATTAATCTGGGAGAAGACGGAATCGCACCTCTTGAAATTAGATTTCTCCATAATCCTTTAGCAGCCGAAGGATTCGTGGGCTGTGCGGTAACATCAAATGTTTACCGATTTTACAAGGCAAAGGACAATTCGTGGAAGACTGAAAAAGTGATTCAAGTGTTGCCAAAGAAAGTTGAAGGATGGGTCATGCCTCTGATGTCAG GTATGATCACCGACATTCTCTTGAGTCTCGATGACAAGTATTTGTACTTGTCCAACTGGTTACATGGCGATGTTAGACAATACGACATCTCGGACACGAGAAAGCCAAGATTAACTGGTCAGGTTTTCTTGGGTGGGTCGCTATTAAGCGATTCGCAAGTACGCGTGACTCAAGACGAGGAACTGGATAGTCAGCCTAATCCCGTCTACGTAAAGGGACGGAGATTATACGGTGCGCCGCAAATGTTGCAGCTAAGCTTGGACGGACGTCGTTTGTACGTGACCACGTCGATCTTTAAACCATGGGATAAGCAGTTTTATCCTGATCTCTTCAA GTATGGATCAACAATGATAAAGCTTGATATTGATGTTGAAAAGGGCGGCATGAAACTCGATCATCAATTCCTCGTCGATTTCGGCACCAAAAACGATATTCTACTAGCGCATGAGATGAG ATATCCTGGTGGAGATTGTACTTCTGACGTATGGCTACcggaaaaataa